One Desulfobulbus propionicus DSM 2032 DNA segment encodes these proteins:
- a CDS encoding phosphatidylglycerophosphatase A family protein has product MDRLLMFIATGAYSGYLPKAPGTWGSAVGVLLWLVLCRLQPTSYWSILGILFVIGVFSAGAAEKIVDRGDPSLVVIDEIVGQLLALSLAPAHPAAALAGFALFRLFDILKPFPVGWVDTHLHGGLGIMLDDVVAGLYALAVLQLGLWLVRMM; this is encoded by the coding sequence GTGGACCGCCTGCTGATGTTCATCGCCACCGGAGCCTACAGCGGCTATCTGCCCAAAGCGCCCGGCACCTGGGGATCGGCGGTGGGCGTGTTGCTCTGGTTGGTCCTTTGTCGCCTGCAGCCGACTTCCTATTGGTCGATCCTGGGCATTCTGTTCGTGATCGGCGTGTTCAGCGCCGGCGCGGCGGAAAAGATTGTCGACCGGGGCGATCCAAGCCTCGTGGTCATCGATGAGATTGTCGGCCAGTTGCTTGCCCTCAGCCTGGCTCCCGCGCATCCGGCCGCCGCACTCGCCGGGTTTGCGCTCTTTCGCCTGTTCGATATCCTCAAGCCTTTTCCGGTCGGTTGGGTCGATACCCATCTCCACGGTGGATTGGGCATCATGCTCGACGATGTGGTGGCCGGACTGTATGCCCTGGCGGTCCTCCAACTCGGTTTGTGGCTGGTGCGGATGATGTAG
- the larC gene encoding nickel pincer cofactor biosynthesis protein LarC, with product MLTAYLDCFSGVSGDMLLGALIDSGVPETVLHRVVAALHLDGVTLRVEHPIVQGFAATRVSVVCQHRHDAHHDHHPHRHLAEISALLHRADLSPRVRDTSLAVFTRLAEAEAAVHGTTLNRIHFHEVGAVDALVDIVGTVAGIEALNIGRLICSPLPLTRGWVNCAHGDIPLPGPAVCRLLEGAPVYGEHLEQELVTPTGAALVAELADDFGPMPPIRLTHTGYGAGSLQRADGRPNLLRLLLGQGVEVAEVQQVEVIETHVDDWNPEFWPHVSARLMAEGALDVCLIPMQMKKGRPGFLLRVIADPASRDALTTVLFSETSAIGLRMRREQRITLPRETVSVTTPWGELTAKKIVTPGGTVIAPEYEVCRQVAEAHRVPLREVYAAVERHSSPRQV from the coding sequence ATGCTGACCGCCTATCTCGATTGCTTTTCCGGGGTCAGCGGCGACATGCTGCTCGGCGCCCTGATCGATAGCGGAGTGCCCGAGACCGTGCTGCATCGGGTGGTGGCGGCCCTGCACCTGGACGGTGTCACCCTGCGGGTGGAGCATCCGATTGTTCAAGGATTTGCCGCCACCCGGGTCAGCGTGGTCTGTCAGCACCGCCACGATGCTCATCACGACCATCACCCGCATCGTCATCTGGCCGAGATCAGCGCCCTGCTCCACCGGGCCGACCTGTCGCCACGGGTCCGCGATACCTCCCTGGCCGTCTTCACCCGCCTGGCCGAGGCCGAAGCCGCGGTGCACGGCACCACCCTCAACCGCATCCATTTCCACGAGGTCGGCGCGGTCGATGCCCTGGTCGACATCGTCGGCACGGTGGCCGGGATTGAGGCGCTCAACATCGGTCGTCTGATCTGCTCGCCCCTGCCCCTGACCCGGGGCTGGGTAAACTGCGCCCACGGCGACATTCCCCTGCCCGGACCGGCGGTGTGCCGGCTGCTGGAAGGGGCGCCGGTCTATGGCGAACACCTGGAACAGGAACTGGTCACCCCGACCGGCGCGGCCCTGGTGGCCGAACTGGCCGACGATTTCGGGCCCATGCCGCCGATACGGCTGACGCACACTGGATACGGCGCCGGTTCCCTGCAGCGTGCCGACGGCCGGCCCAACCTGTTGCGCCTCCTTCTCGGCCAAGGCGTCGAGGTGGCCGAGGTCCAGCAAGTCGAGGTGATCGAGACCCATGTGGACGACTGGAATCCGGAATTCTGGCCCCATGTCAGCGCCCGCTTGATGGCCGAAGGCGCCCTGGATGTCTGCCTGATCCCCATGCAGATGAAGAAGGGGAGGCCCGGCTTTCTGCTACGGGTGATCGCCGATCCGGCCAGCCGCGATGCCCTCACCACGGTGCTGTTCAGCGAAACCAGCGCCATCGGCCTGCGCATGCGGCGCGAGCAACGGATCACCCTGCCCCGCGAGACGGTCAGCGTGACCACCCCCTGGGGTGAATTGACGGCCAAGAAGATCGTCACCCCCGGCGGCACGGTCATCGCCCCGGAATACGAGGTCTGCCGCCAGGTCGCGGAAGCCCATCGGGTGCCGCTGCGCGAGGTCTATGCCGCCGTGGAGCGGCACAGTTCTCCGAGGCAGGTCTGA
- a CDS encoding phosphoenolpyruvate carboxykinase (GTP): MLEFKKGVDILSTVGGVTSINEARKLFEQRLDNEHRGRLAMIKNEEALLKVANAIAMCDPDQVYIHTGSEEDCATVRRMSLEKGEEKPLALPGHTIHFDLPEDQGRMVDQTFYIVNDDEQVSSLAKKELRETSHAYIRDTMRGIMRGKTMFVGFYSRGPVGAQASIPAIEISSSTYVMHSAELLYRNCFADFDAEVARRGEFFTNVHSEGTNRSEDVPRARIYMDRSWQTTFSFLCTYAGNTLLMKKGNHRFASDCAMYKRNGEELSEHMFITGMTGPGGRKTYFAGAAPSGCGKTTTAMVGSDFIGDDLAQMWIEHDGTLRAVNPEIGIFGIIEDVNQDGDPYLMKCLRQPGAEVIFSNVLIDEQGKPRWTGDGEPLAESGVNFQGKWTKDMTGVPMSHPNSRCTLRAETVGNHNRAANADPKGLVIEVITYSGRDSNTMPPIWVAKNMDAGVAIGASIVSKATAAEIGASGVNRQPWANTPFVAGPLTDYLDAQLAFYGNPKMTRKPVMAGLNYFLTHEARGGSGTGLLGEKRDVHVWLGWLELYAHGDVQAIETPIGLIPQYQDLKKLFTDKINKEYPESLYTMQFSLYIDNVVARIDLQEAAWRKEQGASERLFAVYAEQKAGLLALKAAKGGIVKPQDL; the protein is encoded by the coding sequence ATGTTGGAGTTTAAGAAGGGCGTTGATATTTTATCAACGGTTGGCGGTGTTACGTCCATCAATGAGGCCAGGAAACTGTTCGAGCAGCGACTCGACAACGAACATCGCGGCCGGCTCGCCATGATCAAGAATGAAGAGGCGCTGCTCAAGGTTGCCAACGCCATTGCCATGTGTGATCCTGATCAGGTGTATATCCATACCGGCAGCGAAGAGGATTGCGCGACCGTGCGGCGGATGAGTTTGGAGAAGGGAGAGGAAAAACCGCTGGCTCTCCCCGGCCACACCATCCATTTCGACCTGCCCGAAGACCAAGGCCGTATGGTTGACCAGACCTTCTATATCGTCAATGACGACGAACAGGTTTCCTCCCTGGCCAAAAAAGAGCTGCGGGAAACGTCGCATGCATACATCCGCGACACCATGCGCGGCATCATGCGCGGCAAGACCATGTTCGTCGGCTTCTACAGCCGCGGGCCCGTGGGTGCCCAGGCCTCCATCCCGGCCATCGAGATCTCCAGCTCCACCTATGTGATGCATTCCGCCGAGCTGCTCTACCGCAACTGTTTTGCCGACTTTGACGCCGAGGTGGCTCGCAGGGGCGAATTTTTCACCAACGTCCACTCCGAAGGGACAAACCGTTCCGAGGATGTGCCCCGGGCCCGTATCTACATGGACCGCAGCTGGCAGACCACCTTTTCCTTTCTCTGCACCTATGCCGGCAACACCCTGCTGATGAAAAAGGGCAATCACCGTTTTGCCTCCGACTGCGCCATGTACAAGCGCAACGGTGAGGAACTTTCCGAGCACATGTTCATCACCGGCATGACCGGCCCCGGAGGTCGAAAGACCTACTTTGCCGGCGCCGCGCCCTCGGGTTGCGGCAAGACCACCACCGCCATGGTCGGCAGCGATTTTATCGGCGACGACCTCGCCCAGATGTGGATCGAGCACGACGGCACCCTGCGGGCGGTCAATCCGGAGATTGGCATCTTCGGCATCATCGAGGATGTCAACCAGGACGGCGACCCCTACCTGATGAAATGTTTGCGCCAGCCCGGTGCCGAAGTGATCTTTTCCAACGTCCTCATCGACGAGCAGGGTAAGCCGCGGTGGACCGGCGACGGCGAGCCGCTTGCCGAAAGCGGGGTCAACTTCCAAGGCAAATGGACCAAGGACATGACCGGCGTGCCCATGTCCCATCCCAATTCGCGCTGCACCCTGCGGGCGGAGACCGTGGGCAACCATAACAGGGCCGCCAATGCCGACCCCAAGGGGCTTGTGATCGAGGTCATCACCTACTCCGGTCGCGACAGCAACACCATGCCGCCGATCTGGGTGGCGAAAAACATGGATGCCGGGGTGGCCATCGGTGCCTCGATCGTTTCCAAGGCCACGGCCGCCGAGATCGGGGCCAGCGGTGTCAATCGTCAGCCTTGGGCCAATACCCCCTTTGTCGCCGGGCCGTTGACCGATTACCTCGATGCCCAGCTGGCCTTTTACGGCAACCCCAAGATGACCCGCAAGCCGGTCATGGCCGGACTCAACTACTTCCTGACCCACGAGGCGCGGGGCGGGAGCGGCACGGGATTGCTCGGGGAAAAGCGGGATGTCCATGTGTGGCTGGGGTGGCTCGAACTGTATGCCCATGGCGATGTCCAGGCCATTGAAACGCCCATCGGCCTGATTCCCCAATACCAGGATCTGAAGAAGCTGTTCACGGACAAGATCAACAAGGAATATCCCGAATCACTCTACACCATGCAGTTCTCCCTCTACATCGACAACGTGGTTGCGCGTATCGATCTGCAGGAAGCCGCCTGGCGCAAGGAACAGGGCGCGTCCGAACGGCTGTTTGCCGTCTATGCCGAACAGAAGGCCGGTCTGCTGGCACTCAAGGCCGCCAAAGGCGGGATCGTCAAACCACAGGATCTGTAA